AGCGTTGAGCCTTCCCGGCCGATATGCCTCGCCGTATGTGGCGGGCAGACGGCGGCCCACCTCCGTTCATGCCTCGGGAATGGCTGCCCTCGCACTTGCACTTGCTCTGGCGGTGTTCGTTGGAGCCGGGTGGCAGATGGGCGCGCATTTCCTCCTGTTCGGCGTCTCGTTCGGTGTGATGCTTCCGCTCAGAGCGATGGTCATGTCCTCGTGGTATTCCGGATCGGCGTACGGTCGGATCCTGGGAGTGCAGTGGTCGGTAGCCGCAGTGTTCGGTGCGGTCTTTCCGGCCGGTGTTGGGATCCTGCGCGACGTCACGGGTAGCTACCAACTCCCGATGGCCGGTCTGACAATCACGATGGCTCTTGCCGCGCTCGTGACCTGGATGGCAGGACGAAGTGCGTCCGAGGTCAGGAGCGCTCGGCGGGCCGCGGCAAATCGATCAGCCGGTGGTCGGCCGTGAAGAGCCGCCTGCCAACTCCAAGGGTCATCACGGTGGCTGTGGTCGCCACCGATCCCAGGATGAGATACATGATGGCGGCTTGAACCCGCACCGCCTCGATCGGGTCGACCCCCGCCAGGATCAACCCGGTCATTGCGCCTGGCAGGAAGACCAAACCCACGGCCCTGGTCGTTTCGATTTGTGGTGTGAGCGCGGTGCGAAGGGCGGAACGGAGATGGCGGCGACTCGCCTGGGAGGACGACTGGCCGAGCGCCAGACGAGCCTCGACCTCAGCGCGGTGGTCCCGGAACTCGTCGATCACCCGGCGAGCCGCCAGAACGGTGGCGTTCATGGAGTTACCGATCATCATGCCGGCGAGCGGGACCAGGGTGCGCCCCTCGAGTGGGAACACCCCGAGTCCGAATATGACCACCAGGGTCACTCCGGCCGCGGCTCCGATAGCCAGCAATCCGAGCGGAAGGAGCGCCGGTATTTCAGGTGCCCGGCGGCGTACGACAACACCGGCGAACGCCACCATCGCGATGACCCAACCCCACGAAAGGATCAGCGGCTGCTCCGGATCGATGACGAAGGCCAGGATGGCGCCGACGAACAACAACTGGACGAGGGAGCGAACCGTTGCCCAGATGATGTCTCGTTCGAGCCCGAGACGCTGGCTCGCAGACATAGCGATCGCTACGACGACCAGGAGCAGAGAGGCGATCAGGCCGACGGTTGTGACGTCTGCGGTCATGATTGCTGCTCTGCAAGGTAGGCGGCGATACTCGGATCGGCGGATGCCATCAATCCGGCCGCGGTCCCCTCATAGGCGACCCGTCCATTGACCAGGCAGACAACGTGAGAAGCGATCCGGTTCATTTGTGCCGTATCGTGGGTGACCCAGAGGATGGGCATGCCGGCCGCGGCCAAAGCCATCGCCTGATCTTCGATTGTGCGGGTTGCTGCGGGATCCAACGACGACGTCGGCTCATCCATCAGCAGCGCCTCCGGACCGGTCGCCAGTGCACGTGCGATGCACATACGCTGGGCTTCCCCGCCGGAGAGCTCATCGGCGGTCCTGTTGACGAAGGATGGGTCGAGGCCGACTCGTTCCAGCAACCGCGCGGCTGCCGACGCGTCGAGATCAGGGTCGGCTTCTCGCAGATTGTCGAAGACGGTGCCCGCGAACCGGACCGGCTCTTGAAACACCATGCCGACCGCCCGACGCAGTTCCAGTACCTGTAGGTCGGTGAGCGATCGACCGTGGAAGCGGATCACCCCTCGGTCGGGGACCTCGAGGCGATTGCACAGTCGTAGCAGCGTGGACTTGCCGGCTCCCGAAGGGCCGACGATCGCCGTCATACCGCCTGAGGAGAGTCGCAGATCGGCGACCGATAGCCGCCTGGTCCCGTTGGCGCCGCTCATCACCACGTTGTCGAACTCGAACACCATCCCCGCAACGATAGGAGCGCCGGCGCGACCGGGGATTCATCGGGGCGGGAACAATCCGGGAATCGTGAGCGTTATGTCAGGCTCATGGAAGGATTGCGCATGTTCGAAAACGACACGCTGGTGGAAATCGGCCGGGAATGGCGTGAGCTGGCTGCGTGTGCAGGCCGTGAAGACGATCTCTTTTTCCCCGTCAACGAAGCTGAGAAGTCGTTCGTCAATGCGGCCAAGGCGGTCTGCGCGGGATGTCCCGTGAAGGCCGACTGCCTCGCCTACGCGATTGAGACCGGCCAGACGGAAGGCATCTGGGGTGGCCTGACTTCGATGGAGCGGCGGATGGAGCGGCGCCGGTGGGTGGCGGCGCGGCGCAGAGCGAGCTGAGCCTCCCCGGGGCGGCGAGCCCGGCCTCACTCTTTGTTTCGAAGGACCGCTGGTTTCTTCTTCGATGTTTAGTTACTATGTAGTAACTAAACATCGAGGAGCAGCGATGACAGATTTCTCTCTCGAACTCAATGAAGACCAGCTGCAACTGCAGAAATGGGTGCACGATTTCGCAGAAGGGGTCGTTCGCCCTGCAGCCGAGGAGTGGGACGAGCGTGAAGAGACGCCCTGGCCCATCATCCAGGAGGCCGCCAAGATCGGGCTGTACTCGTTTGAGTTCTTCCTCAACGCCTTCGCTGATCCAACCGGGCTTATGATGCCCCTGGTTTCTGAGGAGCTGTTCTGGGGCGATGCGGGGATTGGCCTGGCGATATTCGGCAGCACCCTGGCCGTCGCCGGAATCACCGCCGTCGGCAGTCCCGATCAAGTCGCCGAATGGGTTCCGCAGTGCTTTGGCACTCCCGACGATCCGAAACTTGCCGCCTACGCGGTGAGCGAACCCGATGCCGGATCGGACGTGTCGGCGCTCCGGACCCGGGCCGTATTCGATGAAGCTGCCGATGAGTGGGTGTTGAACGGAACCAAGACATGGATCACCAACGGCGGTATTGCCGATGTCCACGTTGTGGTGGCCTCGGTTGATCCGGAGCTGCGCTCCAGGGGACAGGCAACCTTCGTTATTCCGCCGGACACTCCGGGTTTGTCGCAGGGTTCGAAGTTCAAGAAGCACGGAATTCGCGCTTCGCACACGGCGGAAGTCGTCCTGGACGACGTTCGCATTCCGGAGCGGATGGTGCTCGGTGGAAAAGAGAAGCTCGACGCCCGACTCGCCAGAGCGCGAGAAGGCAAGAGCTCCAGAAAGCACGGGGCCATGTCGACGTTCGAGTCGTCGCGCCCGGTTGTCGGAGCCCAGGCGCTCGGTGTAGCGAGGGCCGCATACGAATACGCCCTGGCCTACGCCAAGGAACGCGTCCAGTTCGGCCGTCCGATCATCATGAACCAGGCAATCGCGTTCAAGCTCGCCGACATGAGAACAGAAATCGATGCGGCCCGTTTGCTGGTCTGGAGAGCGGCCTGGATGGCGCGCAACGGCAAGCCCTTTGAGGCCGGTGAAGGTTCGATGTCGAAGCTCAAGGCAGGGGAAGTGGCGGTTCGAACCACTGAGGAGGCGATCCAGATTCTCGGTGGTGCCGGCTATGTGCGGG
This DNA window, taken from Acidimicrobiia bacterium, encodes the following:
- the fetB gene encoding iron export ABC transporter permease subunit FetB; translated protein: MTADVTTVGLIASLLLVVVAIAMSASQRLGLERDIIWATVRSLVQLLFVGAILAFVIDPEQPLILSWGWVIAMVAFAGVVVRRRAPEIPALLPLGLLAIGAAAGVTLVVIFGLGVFPLEGRTLVPLAGMMIGNSMNATVLAARRVIDEFRDHRAEVEARLALGQSSSQASRRHLRSALRTALTPQIETTRAVGLVFLPGAMTGLILAGVDPIEAVRVQAAIMYLILGSVATTATVMTLGVGRRLFTADHRLIDLPRPAERS
- a CDS encoding ATP-binding cassette domain-containing protein → MVFEFDNVVMSGANGTRRLSVADLRLSSGGMTAIVGPSGAGKSTLLRLCNRLEVPDRGVIRFHGRSLTDLQVLELRRAVGMVFQEPVRFAGTVFDNLREADPDLDASAAARLLERVGLDPSFVNRTADELSGGEAQRMCIARALATGPEALLMDEPTSSLDPAATRTIEDQAMALAAAGMPILWVTHDTAQMNRIASHVVCLVNGRVAYEGTAAGLMASADPSIAAYLAEQQS
- a CDS encoding WhiB family transcriptional regulator — its product is MFENDTLVEIGREWRELAACAGREDDLFFPVNEAEKSFVNAAKAVCAGCPVKADCLAYAIETGQTEGIWGGLTSMERRMERRRWVAARRRAS
- a CDS encoding acyl-CoA dehydrogenase family protein, whose translation is MTDFSLELNEDQLQLQKWVHDFAEGVVRPAAEEWDEREETPWPIIQEAAKIGLYSFEFFLNAFADPTGLMMPLVSEELFWGDAGIGLAIFGSTLAVAGITAVGSPDQVAEWVPQCFGTPDDPKLAAYAVSEPDAGSDVSALRTRAVFDEAADEWVLNGTKTWITNGGIADVHVVVASVDPELRSRGQATFVIPPDTPGLSQGSKFKKHGIRASHTAEVVLDDVRIPERMVLGGKEKLDARLARAREGKSSRKHGAMSTFESSRPVVGAQALGVARAAYEYALAYAKERVQFGRPIIMNQAIAFKLADMRTEIDAARLLVWRAAWMARNGKPFEAGEGSMSKLKAGEVAVRTTEEAIQILGGAGYVREHPVERWARDAKIFTIFEGTSEIQRLVVARAISGMRIV